The Callospermophilus lateralis isolate mCalLat2 chromosome 3, mCalLat2.hap1, whole genome shotgun sequence genome has a segment encoding these proteins:
- the C3H15orf61 gene encoding uncharacterized protein C15orf61 homolog: protein MEALRRAHEAALRLLLFGPWASGAASRPKPRASEVLTRHLLQRRLPHWTSFCVPYKAVRNDQFGLSHFNWPVQGANYHVLRTGCFPFIKYHCSKAPWQDLAPQNRFFTALKVVNLGIPTLLYGLGSWLFARVTETVHTSYGPITIYFLNKEDEGAMY, encoded by the exons ATGGAGGCCCTGCGGAGGGCCCACGAGGCTGCGCTGAGACTGCTGCTGTTCGGACCCTGGGCCTCGGGCGCCGCCTCCCGCCCGAAGCCCCGCGCCTCGGAGGTGCTGACGCGGCACCTGCTGCAGCGGCGCCTGCCGCACTGGACCTCCTTCTGCGTGCCCTACAAAGCCGTCCGCAACGACCAGTTCGGCCTCTCGCACTTCAACTGGCCTGTGCAGGGCGCCAACTACCACGTCCTGCGCACCGGCTGCTTCCCCTTCATCAAGTACCACTGCTCCAAGGCCCCCTGGCAGGACCTAGCTCCGCAGAATCGCTTCTTCACTGCGCTCAAGGTCGTCAACCTCG GTATTCCAACTTTATTATATGGACTTGGCTCCTGGTTATTTGCCAGAGTCACAGAGACTGTGCATACCAGTTATGGACCAATAAcaatatattttctaaataaagaaGATGAAGGTGCCATGTATTGA